In Miscanthus floridulus cultivar M001 chromosome 5, ASM1932011v1, whole genome shotgun sequence, one genomic interval encodes:
- the LOC136454543 gene encoding putative magnesium transporter MRS2-D, whose translation MPLIRELRPRLGSTAATASSPPQQLSSTSGGGGQDGHEFGSGKILPFEFRALEVCLELAFKFWEQESSTLEKEAYPALDELSSKVSTLNLERVRQIKSRLVAISGRVQKVRDELEHLLDDDMDMAAMHLSEKLAYQVAGQSSRFHIGKEARQSDEDRSRDDEIEDDEGGKDHSTSTGFPLRINELEGLLEAYFVRIDGTLNKLSTLREYVDDTEDYINIMLDDKQNQLLQMGILLSTATLVITCGILITGVLAINIHIPLYKFPTIVFWQATAGIIGGMVVLFAMALFYYRTTGILR comes from the exons atgccGCTCATCCGGGAGCTCCGCCCGCGCCTGGGTTCCACCGCCGCGACGGCCTCATCCCCGCCACAGCAGCTCTCT TCAACAAGTGGTGGCGGCGGGCAGGATGGGCATGAATTTGGAAGCGGCAAGATTCTGCCGTTTGAGTTCAGAGCACTCGAGGTGTGCCTCGAGCTTGCGTTCAAGTTCTGGGAACAGGAG AGTTCCACGTTGGAGAAAGAGGCATACCCAGCTTTAGATGAACTGTCATCCAAAGTCAGCACTCTTAATCTTGAGCGTGTAAGACAAATAAAGAGCCGGTTAGTTGCTATTTCTGGTCGGGTTCAAAAG GTTAGGGATGAACTAGAACACTTGCTTGACGACGACATGGATATGGCAGCCATGCACCTATCGGAGAAGCTCGCTTACCAGGTAGCTGGCCAATCATCGAGATTTCATATTGGCAAAGAAGCAAGACAATCTGACGAAGACAG GAGCAGGGACGATGAAATTGAAGACGACGAAGGCGGCAAGGACCACAGTACCTCCACAGGCTTCCCGCTCAGAATCAACGAGCTGGAGGGCTTACTGGAAGCCTATTTCGTGCGGATCGACGGCACTCTGAACAAGCTCTCTACT CTGCGGGAGTACGTGGACGACACGGAGGACTACATCAATATCATGCTGGACGACAAGCAGAACCAGCTGCTGCAGATGGGGATCCTGCTGTCCACGGCCACGCTGGTCATCACCTGTGGCATCCTGATCACCGGCGTGCTTGCCATCAACATCCACATCCCGCTCTACAAGTTCCCCACCATCGTCTTCTGGCAGGCCACAGCCGGAATCATCGGTGGCATGGTCGTGCTCTTCGCCATGGCGCTGTTCTACTACAGGACCACCGGGATACTGCGGTGA
- the LOC136452020 gene encoding 2-oxoglutarate-dependent dioxygenase 11-like translates to MAHAKAGASLPVPNVQVLAQTWHGSGEPVPGRYVRTEEMGAGEVVAGCAIPVVDLSRLLDPRSSEEELANLGSACQHWGFFQLMNHGVPDEVIQDVKRDMIEFFKLPLEAKKVHAQVPGGLEGYGQSFVFSETQKLDWADMIYLMISPKESRDLRFWPTRPPSFRDSVDRYSAETAKVTASLLRFMAADLGVEPEHLLEAFRGQPQSMRTTYYPPCRQAADVLGLSPHTDATGLALLLHVNDVQGLQIRRDGKWHTVDPLDGAFVVSIGDILEILSNGRYRSIEHRAVVHPDKERISAAMFHQPCPNTTVGPLPELVNRDSGGARYRSMDYMDFMKNFFASKLDGRRSHMDAMRIY, encoded by the exons ATGGCGCACGCGAAAGCAGGAGCGTCTCTGCCGGTGCCCAACGTGCAGGTACTCGCTCAGACTTGGCATGGATCAGGCGAGCCGGTGCCTGGCCGGTACGTCAGGACAGAGGAGATGGGCGCTGGGGAGGTCGTCGCCGGCTGCGCCATCCCGGTCGTGGATCTCAGCAGGTTGCTTGACCCGCGGTCGTCGGAAGAGGAGCTCGCAAACCTCGGCTCTGCCTGTCAGCACTGGGGTTTCTTTCAG CTTATGAACCATGGGGTGCCGGACGAGGTGATCCAGGACGTGAAGAGAGACATGATCGAGTTCTTCAAGCTCCCGCTGGAAGCCAAGAAGGTGCACGCGCAGGTACCGGGCGGTCTCGAGGGCTACGGCCAGTCCTTCGTCTTCTCCGAGACCCAGAAGCTGGACTGGGCGGACATGATCTACCTCATGATCAGCCCCAAGGAGTCGCGGGACCTGAGGTTCTGGCCCACCCGGCCTCCCTCCTTCAGGGACTCCGTCGACAGGTACTCGGCCGAGACGGCGAAGGTGACGGCGAGCCTGCTGCGGTTCATGGCCGCGGACCTGGGCGTGGAGCCGGAGCACCTCCTGGAGGCGTTCCGGGGACAGCCGCAGAGCATGCGAACGACCTACTACCCGCCGTGCAGGCAGGCCGCCGATGTGCTGGGCCTGTCGCCGCACACCGACGCCACCGGCCTGGCGCTGCTGCTCCACGTCAACGACGTGCAAGGTCTGCAGATCAGGAGGGACGGCAAGTGGCACACCGTTGACCCTCTCGATGGCGCTTTCGTCGTCAGCATCGGCGACATACTGGAG ATTCTAAGCAACGGGAGGTACAGAAGCATTGAGCACAGAGCCGTGGTCCACCCGGACAAAGAGCGCATCTCGGCGGCGATGTTCCATCAGCCCTGCCCCAACACGACGGTCGGCCCTCTGCCGGAGCTCGTGAATAGAGACAGTGGCGGGGCGCGGTACAGATCCATGGACTACATGGATTTCATGAAGAACTTCTTCGCGTCCAAGCTCGATGGACGGAGGAGCCACATGGACGCTATGAGGATCTACTAG